Genomic DNA from Cydia fagiglandana chromosome 3, ilCydFagi1.1, whole genome shotgun sequence:
AATTCATGTTACAAGTCAAAACCGTCTTTAAGACCTAACAAAAAAAGGTTGACGATTGGCTGGCTCCTAACCATTGCACAAATGTATGGATAAAAACGAActtattttgtattatttgcaATGCATCAGATTTGCAATGTGGCGAGTGGTTATGACGGTGTGCAATTACGTGTCTGAAGACTCTGAAGTCCCTTGCTGgctgctattttatttttacaattatttttagATTAGCCTAAGTTGTATTGCCTATTTTTAGGTGGGAACAAGTAACAAACTACTAATAATTGGTTGCGAGAGTGGCCTAGTCGTTGGCGCCCACGTGGCCAAAAGGGAGGAAGTTTTTCGGAAGCAGATGGACTCCGCCTGCAATGCTTGCATTGTTGTAGGGCAGAATGCCATCATTGGCTGTAGCAGTGGGAAGGTAAAccaacatttatttacattacagATTACTTGTAGTTTGGTATTGACAAAtggtttttattaatttgatcTAAACAATTGTTTGTTAGAGTCTGttcgaaaagagaagagtcttgggatgtattgggccccattccatattccacgactcttctctttccgcacagactctatttgtgtgtttatctcGGATATTTGTTCTTGAGATATGGATGTTTTCtttgtatacatacatataataattaatatcatCGTCTTACCCGCAagacaagccttattgagcttactgtgggaggTATTTTGACAAGATTGAACTTGAGATAAATTGATGCAAGAGCTCTAAGGGCTACGCCACACTAGCGTATTCCGAGCGTTGGCTTCTAGCCAGCTCTATGGCtcctgctcgacgcaacgtcggcgTACCTGCGCAgcaacgccattttccatagcgctcataagacgctagtgtggggtggctcttataagaaaaaaaaactaattaaaaccCGTATATTTTCACTTACAGATAATGCTCCTCAACCTTCAAAACGGGGAACTAGGGGAGTTACACGAATCCGCGAGCCCAGTCTTAAGCATGGTAACATTGCCCAACCAGATGTTCGCAGTCGGACGCCAAGACGGCACGTGCACTGTCATGTCACTACACGAAGCCCACGGCGCCACCCGAGTACAGCTGACCGGCTCAGATTGCGACGGAATCAGAGACCTAGCCTTCAATGGAAAATGGATTTTTGCTGCCTGCCGTGACTGTAATGTTAGGAAGTATGACTTCAATCAAGTGATCGTACATTTTAAGTGAGAGTTATTACTTCATGTGACAATATCTGtaagttaatttttttatactCTTTGACCGCCAAGAACGTCCATACACGTGCTCGGAAAGTGTCTTTCTTTAGTGCCATAACGTGTATACACGTTATGAAGTACTAATAGAGATAAGTAAATctacaaataatacaaatatgTTTCTGTAATTTTGCTATTGCTATAGATAATCCTTATCGACTTCTAGCTTTgattataaatagatttttaaaataacatatcCACCAACAGCTCAAATAACAACAATTCATGTATTTTGGTGGGTCGAGCGTGTCTTGGGCACGTTATCTGGGACCGTGTCTTGGCGGCCAAACGTTTAATAGGGATAGGATTGTTATTGACTGAATTAAGAGTTCTCGATTAAATTAAGTAGTCTTGTTGAACTTCAGAGCAAACACTATTTATCTCTTTACACGAAAATCGAAGTACTGCGAAGTTTTACCCGCCACAATGCTTCTCCCCAAAAGTAGTCATTTTCTGCTCAAATACTTATAAAGCAAGTAAAAACAATTTGGAATGATCTAGTGCCTAGTGATTTATACATTTAGCTAAATAAAATATGTCCAAGACATACATTTCGTTTTGTTTGTTGTACCTAAGTACTAATATTATGCCCACATACtatagttcgaaaaactcgcgcgcctagatgttgatgtcaaaagccctaccgcgaacaccgaccgaagttcgcaaattgcaggtATTTTTCTGTCGCTCtattaattacgccttaattagAGTCAAAGAGAAAGATgcgcgcaatttgcgaatttcgcttttcgcggtaggtcctcaaCTCTATATAACTAGTCCCGTAAGCCCATTCCAGTATGTCCACTTTAACTTAATAAGAATGTGTAAAAACGAGAAAGTTTAAATCACTGTATTCCATTGCTACACGGAGTACACGAAAAGGGGTAATTAAAATCTTTAGCATTCAGTTCTTGCGTAGATGGGCCTCTTGTTCACGTCTGTGGTGTCTCTTGCATTTTGATTCGGCATTGTTTTTTAATATGCTTTGATGGGGACGCTTTTTACTTGGATTTGGTTTTCTACGTCCACAATTTAGACAAAATTTTAATGGTGCAGAGGGAATCTggaattaaaattattttcgcTATTATAATTTCGCTAATATAATAATTGACAACTGTCGAAACTACGTGGTTTAATCCTTAATTCCTTATTCGAAGAACAATCAGACACGCGGGTGGGGAAACCAACAGGCCATTATTTTTGGAGATAACAAAACTTGTTATCATCGAATGGGCTGTTTCATGAATTTGAACCATGTAAATAGGGTGGTAAAACTGGTTTTTAAACGGCTCGTTCCCGTTTACTTATGACGGTGTTTTTAGCAGTAGCAGAAGTACCTAACTcactgcataaaggaaacaataccttttgtttaacagattaggggTTTGAGCTCAAGAAATCACCTCAGAAAATTCCAACTATACTAACTGTAGTATAGGTAGTTGGAATTTTGTGAGGTGATTTTTCTTGGGTTGAGTAAGTGAGGTGAGACCTTGAGTTTCACGGTCTGATCTTGCCTCCGCACTTCCACGCCTGTAGCGCGCTTGTGTAACTGCCGCCATGTTACGTCCTCTTCTGTGCCTGCAGGTGGTCTTTGTCGCCCTTTGTTAATTTTGCCTGtcgtaaaattatttataaatttaatacctACTCTTTCAGGAAACAGTACTTATTGGATGTATTGATTAGATGAGTAGAATAGATGGTTTATTTCATGAAAGACAATTACATTAAGTTTGCATtgatgtcaatataaaataaataaataaatattataggacattcttacacagattgactaagtcccacagtaagctcaagaaggcttgtgttgtgggtactcagacaacgatatatataatatacaaatacttaaatacaaccATAGacaacaaccatgactcaggaacaaatatctgtatcatcatacaaataaatgcccttactgggattcgaacccaggaccatcggcttcgcaggcagggtcactacccactaggccagaccggtcgtcaaaaatatAAGAATTTCTATCAATCATGAATCATGATCggcaaaataaaatgaaaacaataacaatactaatgaaattaaattatagCTCCAATAAGGATTGTCAGAACAATTAGAATAAGTGTAGGTAAATACTTACAAATCCAAAATATAAATTcacaaacaaaatacaaataatacgaGTATCTCCCAATAAGGATCGTCTTTATGATAAAGAAAACAATGTCAATAAGAAACAATAAGAATAAAACAATTTCTGAATCAAATTGCCAAatccattttattttaaacctaattaattactaagtttatatattatataacttttttGGCATCAGTCAAAAAATTCAATTCTATCAGTCTGTTCTTGAATCTactcataattataatatttataataaataccaTTTCCCGGTCAGTTGTTGTTAATCACGTTTACCTGCTTTTCGTTTCAAATCGGTAATATATTTTGATATGTACTTTATCCACTTGTTCCATTTATCTAGGTTCATTAGAATAAAGTCCAAATCTTGGCACCATTTTTGATATTGACGCACCTGATCTTGCATTTTTTCTGTTCTTACATAACCTGCATTTTATagaagttttattttatgaaagaagatatttcaaattaaaATCGTTTTAACGGATTATGTCGCTATATtgaatttaaaattacaatacGTACTCTgggtgtacctacatattttaaattcatcATACGCGGTACAATCCgtttaaatagttttatttcatgagtaactatcgcggtattACCTAATCGAcgacaatattttaaacataaaatacttatagatggtcaaacaaatcttgtcagtagaaaaagacgcgatattaaaattttctatgagacgatatatatcccttcgcacctacatttttctgccgctttttctactgacaagatctgcttgaccaagtatagtttgTAAGTTATGCGCTCCACGGTCCATGTAATAAATCGCATACCTGAATGATTCAATGACATGCAGGTGCAATGTCCTACGTTGGGTTCGCCTTGTCCGCGTCTTATCCAGGCAGGGGCATCTTTTAGATGAACTCCTAAAAAACACTCACcgatgtaagtttttgttaggTTACATGGTAGCTGGGTACCTTCTACGCTCTAAATTCAAGTTTTACTTAGGTAGAAAGTGTCAGAAGATATGTATAACTATACGAAAATATAGTTAGGTATGATTTCATATATAGATACATGTAACTGTTTGGATTAAAATGGTGTAGAACTCACATACACTTGATCAACTCTAATATATTTCCAAATATACTAACGATAATCAATCTTCTGCGAAATTAACTCTTCAGCATTCTGTCTTTCATTCACATCGTCATTAGTTGTGTCTTTCTGCAAATGTTCAGGAGTTTGCGACTTGTTAAATTTTGACTTATCTGATTCACAAATAATATGGTCATATAATTCAGAATCTTGCTCATCTTCATCACATATCAAAATAACAGAGTCATCTTTTCGTATAGACGTGACTTCCTGACTTTCCTGTGTCGGTTCTAACAAAGTTTCACTTGGATAGTATATTTCAGATTCGACCAATGGTCCGTCTGGCTGATCACCTTTTTCGTTAACATGGAGCGATTCTTTGCTACTCTGCAAATCGCTAATCTCTTCTGCTACATTTGGGCTTACAGTTCCTTGTCGATTATTATCATCGTTGTCACCCTCGTTATGTTTCTTAGAGTCCGTAGTTTTAAGTAAATACTCAGTAGCGTCATCAAGAGCAGTAGAAAACATCTCATCCGCTTCTAATAATTTCCCCATAGATGTGATGGAACGTGTTACACTCGCACTGGGTTTAGTTAAAGGTTTCGTTTCTGGCCATGATTCGTCAGCGTcaccttaaaaaaatataaattgtataaaTCGCAAAACCTGTCTCCATTTTTACGTTCACTTGCTATTTGCATGGGgggttaaaatattatataaggcAATAAGTAGATGACAAACTTACTCAACAATTCTTCATTTGGTGGGGCAAAATCTATATGAGGTCTGTCAAAGTATGCAATATTTTCTAATAGCTGTTCATCTTCTAAATGTAATTTTTTCCTATAAGAATAAAATCTGTTTAGTTTAGAATTAATTGCACTTTTattgacaaaatatacctgtaTAGCAGTATACCTGTTAAGCGGATTATTTTGAtccttaagaatatcatttatTGAGTCTGTAAAGAAAATAAATCATTCTTATAATTAAACTTGCAAGGTTTAGGTTAGGACTACTTACCTACGTAATTttggtatgtacctatatgagtACCTACGACTAAGGTAACTAAGTGCAGTCGTGGTACGCGACGTAAAAAACTCATACAAGATTGACATCATTAGAAAATTCAGGGGTACTTTCTACTGATAAAAtctagaaaaataatttaaaataaatattaccaagGTTTTCTTTGGAAAATTGAACTGTTTTGTTCTTTCCCTCAGATAATTCTTCAGTTATTACTTCAACTGCGTCACTCACGTTTGAGCTTGGTTCCTCATTTCTATCTGTAACGTTCTTTTCCTCAGGCGCCAATGAGGTATTATCTTCCAGTTTTCCAtcgtttttattttcaatttcaatCATTTGTGCTTCAGTAATCTCATTTGAGGGTAGCTGGGTCGAACTTAATTCTGGCGAGCCACTtatattttcattatgctcatcATCGTTATCATCTTCGGGCATTGCTAACGGAGTATCGTTACTGTACAGTACATCAATATCAGGTTCAACTTTAGTATTATGTTCAGGTTTGATATCAAATTGAGATTGAATTTCAGATTCAGGATTGATATAACCTTCAGATTGAATATCAGGTTCCGATTTGATATCAGGTTTTTCTTCATTACTCATTGAACGAACGTCAGATATTTTGCTAGGGCTTTCTATAGAATCTTCTTGTGTAACAGAGTCTATAACGGTTAAtaattgtttcataatatcATTTTCTATGGTATCTTCATTGGATTTTTCATCCATTGTAGTAGCATCATCTGGTGTAGCTTCTTCATCAGCTGTTTGATGGTCGGTTTCCTGTTGCTCATCTTTTTCGACGTCTTCTGAAGTTACACTTAAGAATTCTGGCGTCAGAATGTCCGATGGAGTTTTGATACATTTATGCTAGAATGATTAGTAGGAAGGAAAGGTTATAgacacttttaattttattactacAGTGTTTATGTGCATATTATACTTACCAAAATACTGTCCACGAAGTCGTCTAGTAAATCAAGAACGGGCCCTTCTTGTTCTTCTAGATCTGACAATATGTATTAGTAAGTTGTATTACAAATATAGACTACACAGCTCTCTAAATAACTGTCTCTAAATGAGTGTTAGTAACTGGTAAAcaatttatagatggtcaagcaaatcttgtcagtagaaaaaggcggcaaatttaaaatttaaaaaatgtaggcgcgaaggttatcgtcccatagaaaatttgaatttcgcgcctttttctactgacaagatttgcttgaccagctatagatGGTATTGCAAATGAGATGGCAATATTTTAAGGTTGTCGCACACCAAAAAGTTCGGGACTAGATCGGTAACTACCACCTCAACCCGACTCAATCAATATTCTCTGCAGAACTAATAAGCGGATTTTTTGGTGGGGTTTTGGGAACTTGAATGTAGACTACGCCTCAACCATGAtgtttgaccagctatattaaTCAATATTATTATGCTTGACACACACAGTTGACGGCAAGCGGATGAGTTGATGATGCGGCGCTGGTCTGGTGCCGCGCTTTTTAGTGCTCTAATATTTAATATGatccttaaaaaataaatctaaaacttaaaaaaaaaatataaacctcGTTCCTGGTATGTGATTATTTCTATGAGGGTTGCCATATCTCCAGCAGGAAGTAAAGCTCTTgctaaaataacataaaaaaataaacaaaaaatctaATGACATGACATAACAGTTCATAAAGTAAAAACAAGTAAAGGTAATTCGAAAAATTACCCCTTAATTCTTCTTCCAGTAATTTTTCTGACGAATCTTCAAGTATTTCGGCTATCCAAATAGTTACCTGatagtataataaaaatagattagcaTAGTCGAATTGGTGCTATTTACAATTTACTTTGTTAGTGATAATAAACACCTAGGTACCTTTTCTGATACTTCTCGCACCATTCGCTTATTAATTGTTTTATCCACTTTAAACGTTGTTGTATCTTTTATAATGTTGTATATTTCTTCACTGATGATGTTTGCGATGTTTTGTAACCTAATTCGTTGAACAAATAACATTAGATATACAAGGTGCCCTATTGATATTCCGAAAAAAACTACGCCGATTTTTGTTTCGCCGACAACGATTCGCCGACGGGTTCTTTGGCAGAGTAACGATTGGCCGAATCTCATTACGCATAGTAGTCGTTTGCGAGATTAGTCAATAAGCAGAACATTGATACGCATATTTACTATTCGCAGAATAATCATTTAGTAACTGTCATAATTACCCGAGAAACCATTGGTCGAAACACAATAGGGCGAATGTTCATTTGGCATTAATATTGACTAGAAAAATTTCTTCCTAATTTATTACTTtactaaattaactttcatatACTCGTAGTATTCATTGAAACTGCTAAAAGTTTTTCGGAGAATCATTAGGTACCCGATATACAAATACCATAGGAAATACATCATGCCTAGGAACAATATTAGGTACATCTGTTGTGCATAAATATTCTCCATCGTATTTTCCCGGAAaattacgaacgtgtcttgctatttcagtcagtctcggtacaaaacgTACAGACTGACTGAACTatcatgacaaatacgaatgtttccgagaaagtacgatggaaaacaattatgaacTACATCTGTATGGGGATTACTAAAGTGCTCCCATGGTacaaattaaatacctaatactAAAGTAAAATACTAATAAACCTAGATCTAGAGGTCTACCTGCTGTCGTTCCTTGTGAATGCACTTGCCTATTCTGAGTTTACCTAAGAAAACATCATCATCTTACCGAGAATTCAATTTTATAACAATCGGCTTCATTAATAACTCAGCTATTTTTACTCCAAATGCGTCACTTAAAACTTTATATTCAGCTTGGATCTTGCTCCGCATTGCctccttgtttatttttcttgaCGCCCTAAAACAGAATTGTGACAGGATCGAACAATTTAAAACGCGAGTTGAAAATGAGAAAATGATAAACGATAAcgtaaaaaccgtttttttctACTTCGTGGTCAGTggtggatttgcagtctttgccgccctaggccccaggccctgtagccgccccattcaaggcacccataatattgactacattttgagttatttcttgttgccatcagcgaattttttgtcacaatttgccgcccctaaatatcttgccgccctaggcccgggcctactgtgccttagggcaaatccgcctcTGTTCGTGGTAATGAAATTAGCCAGTAGGTATGGATAAAATCAGAAATTCACGTATGTACAATATGTAAGTGAAGGTCAcctatgtaagtaagtatataaagtTAGTAATTACCTTTTACTTGGCGTAATTATGACGTTGTTACGAGTATCAGATGAGCGCCTGTTACGTGCCAAACAATTTACGGCATCAGAGACTTTAACTATTGGTTCTTGGTCCGTAACACGCTGTTTCAGCCGATTTATCTGAAACCGATCCGTAATATACCCAATTACCCATATCCATATCACAGATAAAAAATGTACAAGTCCCGACTAGGGAATGCTTTCGGATCAGTTCAGATCCTAGCCAACCCCCCCTTAATATTGATTTTAACTAACACGATTTtgagtcataattttataaaactgaATCGGGACTTAATTGTGTAGATTACACTTATTACATAAGTTCATTACCCATTTGGCTTATTGTATACCTATTTATCTTGCCCCGACGGAAAGCTTACTACTTACTCGTATTATTAAGTGGGAGCAGtataccgtctttaccataagcacagaataaataatagtactaggtacagaagactcactccctaacaaaacgcgtctgtttcgatcagcacagatatggccgctaggtggcgacagcgccacgcgcggcttatggcaaaccccaaaattgaggccgaacggatgtacttttagctacctgtagcaaagcgacgaaatcgcggagtgagccacacctgccataagggcacacggggcccgtgcccagggcccccatcgtcagggggccccgaaggacagaccgTAACAGTAAATTTGATTATAGTATAGTTTGAATAATCTCAGGTGAATTTTTCGGGCTCagatattgtttcctttatgcagtggttacaatgcttactgctaatagccccgacgtaagtaacgggaacaaacccatttaaaaagcaaatttaccattctaattatatggttcaaattcttgaatcagcttattcggagataacacgtttttgCTATCTCTAAAAACAAGACCACCCTAattgttctctgaacaagctgtcatatgaatttgaaccttaatactatcacgatagttgctttttaaacgacctggttgctttggcacgtgGCTGTAGACcgcttaaaagaaacaaaggcttttgtttaacggattagcacccgaGCTCGAAAAATTCACCTGAGATTATTCAAACTATAGTAAAGTAGTAATTTGATTATAacaaatagaagatcatagtagaaaaatgttagtttaattcgctttctttactttccaaaagggccccaaattcttaagTGCCCAAGGGCCcaagcatagtttaagacggccctgagTGGGAGTCACCTGtagaaaacctgattctttgcATGCTACATTCACTAATTTCACCATTGATTGTCATCATAATTATCAACAGAAAGACTTTGGCATCGGAATTTGCTATACCTAATAAGCACATTTAGGTATCAGAGAggaatatttcattttattggtAACAAAAATACTAGAATCTTTCGAAGTTTAGACTACAATCGTGTTACCATCGCAATCGACGACTTTTCATAACAACTCACCATTACTTCCGGCAGTATATTAGCATTGGCTCTCCACGAAGCCATACACTGTCGCTTGGTCGGCGCAGCTAACTCGCTGATTCGCATAGAGCACGCTGGCCGGCCCACCCGTGGACTTTGATATGAACAACTGTCATCTCGTGACGCTGACGAACTCAGCCTGGCATTCTTCTTGAGTGGGGACTTACTACGACCGCGTTTGTTCCATTTCGAAATAGTTCTGGACATAAATTAACAGGTTAAAGTGATAAGTAAAACTAgaattttacataatatttacaagaGAATGAACCTTCTATGGAAGTTTCCGCCGTTGGCAAGTTTTGGCGACTTGATGAGGACATTGACATTATTTGAGCGTTCCGAGGCTATTGACTTCTGGTCTTGGAGCATTCGACCTCGGGCGATTTCACTTTGAATAGTTTGTTCGACCCATGTTTCTAACTCTGCATCTGAAAGGTATATACGGTGAGTATAGAGCGGTCTCATCGCCTTGAAGTCCGAGGCACAAGAGTAATGGATGTATAGCCCTATAGACTCCTACAATATACCTACATGGAATAGACTGTAATACCCTAAAGTCCCTAAACACCAGAATTTAAACTTACCGGAGGTAGGGTATGAAATACGACTCATTGGATAGGATTTCTTAAATTGGTTTTGCATTGTAAATTAAGTCGTCataacaaataattttgaagGCGTACCTAAACACGCAGTCTATTTAAAACCGAAAGCAAGTATGGGTAATTGCTTTTAGACTTAAAACACCAACTGACATTGACAAGTATTTTAAACTCATAAAATCTATTAAGCAATGGAACTGAATGGAACATTATGAACTATAACTTTTACTGTCTCCTCCATATCCAATTGTTTACgtcgaaataaaattatctacttgcccgggggctgtccataagttatcgatttttgacgatttttgacccccccccccctcctataatcatccaaaaatcatgcttcaaatgaccccatttcctcctacttcaagctaccgtcatccgatgtccagacccccccccctcttatttaaaatgacgtaatttatgaatagccccccgtcatttaaaataagtgttccgtgaacaaagttttttaTGGAACCTAACGGAGCACTAAAAATTGAACATtaatttaattaggtatataCCAAGGCCTCGAAACGAAAATAAAGGTAGATAACAACATATTCTTCTTCGTCTCTTGTCAGGCTTTCAAAAACTTTGTTAAAAATATTGTGTTAAATTTTCCGCCGCGGCTTGTATCGACGTTTGCCGCCATTTTTACTTATTTCCGGTTTCATGACAGatccatagatataatatacttaaagattaCGTCTATGCGAGCTG
This window encodes:
- the LOC134680277 gene encoding uncharacterized protein LOC134680277 isoform X2 produces the protein MQNQFKKSYPMSRISYPTSDAELETWVEQTIQSEIARGRMLQDQKSIASERSNNVNVLIKSPKLANGGNFHRRTISKWNKRGRSKSPLKKNARLSSSASRDDSCSYQSPRVGRPACSMRISELAAPTKRQCMASWRANANILPEVMINRLKQRVTDQEPIVKVSDAVNCLARNRRSSDTRNNVIITPSKRASRKINKEAMRSKIQAEYKVLSDAFGVKIAELLMKPIVIKLNSRLQNIANIISEEIYNIIKDTTTFKVDKTINKRMVREVSEKVTIWIAEILEDSSEKLLEEELRDLEEQEGPVLDLLDDFVDSILHKCIKTPSDILTPEFLSVTSEDVEKDEQQETDHQTADEEATPDDATTMDEKSNEDTIENDIMKQLLTVIDSVTQEDSIESPSKISDVRSMSNEEKPDIKSEPDIQSEGYINPESEIQSQFDIKPEHNTKVEPDIDVLYSNDTPLAMPEDDNDDEHNENISGSPELSSTQLPSNEITEAQMIEIENKNDGKLEDNTSLAPEEKNVTDRNEEPSSNVSDAVEVITEELSEGKNKTVQFSKENLDSINDILKDQNNPLNRKKLHLEDEQLLENIAYFDRPHIDFAPPNEELLSDADESWPETKPLTKPSASVTRSITSMGKLLEADEMFSTALDDATEYLLKTTDSKKHNEGDNDDNNRQGTVSPNVAEEISDLQSSKESLHVNEKGDQPDGPLVESEIYYPSETLLEPTQESQEVTSIRKDDSVILICDEDEQDSELYDHIICESDKSKFNKSQTPEHLQKDTTNDDVNERQNAEELISQKIDYRVHLKDAPAWIRRGQGEPNVGHCTCMSLNHSGYVRTEKMQDQVRQYQKWCQDLDFILMNLDKWNKWIKYISKYITDLKRKAGKINKGRQRPPAGTEEDVTWRQLHKRATGVEVRRQDQTVKLKIPSAPLKFCLNCGRRKPNPSKKRPHQSILKNNAESKCKRHHRREQEAHLRKN
- the LOC134680277 gene encoding uncharacterized protein LOC134680277 isoform X3; the protein is MQNQFKKSYPMSRISYPTSDAELETWVEQTIQSEIARGRMLQDQKSIASERSNNVNVLIKSPKLANGGNFHRRTISKWNKRGRSKSPLKKNARLSSSASRDDSCSYQSPRVGRPACSMRISELAAPTKRQCMASWRANANILPEVMINRLKQRVTDQEPIVKVSDAVNCLARNRRSSDTRNNVIITPSKRASRKINKEAMRSKIQAEYKVLSDAFGVKIAELLMKPIVIKLNSRLQNIANIISEEIYNIIKDTTTFKVDKTINKRMVREVSEKVTIWIAEILEDSSEKLLEEELRARALLPAGDMATLIEIITYQERDLEEQEGPVLDLLDDFVDSILHKCIKTPSDILTPEFLSVTSEDVEKDEQQETDHQTADEEATPDDATTMDEKSNEDTIENDIMKQLLTVIDSVTQEDSIESPSKISDVRSMSNEEKPDIKSEPDIQSEGYINPESEIQSQFDIKPEHNTKVEPDIDVLYSNDTPLAMPEDDNDDEHNENISGSPELSSTQLPSNEITEAQMIEIENKNDGKLEDNTSLAPEEKNVTDRNEEPSSNVSDAVEVITEELSEGKNKTVQFSKENLDSINDILKDQNNPLNRKKLHLEDEQLLENIAYFDRPHIDFAPPNEELLSDADESWPETKPLTKPSASVTRSITSMGKLLEADEMFSTALDDATEYLLKTTDSKKHNEGDNDDNNRQGTVSPNVAEEISDLQSSKESLHVNEKGDQPDGPLVESEIYYPSETLLEPTQESQEVTSIRKDDSVILICDEDEQDSELYDHIICESDKSKFNKSQTPEHLQKDTTNDDVNERQNAEELISQKIDYRVHLKDAPAWIRRGQGEPNVM
- the LOC134680277 gene encoding uncharacterized protein LOC134680277 isoform X1, which translates into the protein MQNQFKKSYPMSRISYPTSDAELETWVEQTIQSEIARGRMLQDQKSIASERSNNVNVLIKSPKLANGGNFHRRTISKWNKRGRSKSPLKKNARLSSSASRDDSCSYQSPRVGRPACSMRISELAAPTKRQCMASWRANANILPEVMINRLKQRVTDQEPIVKVSDAVNCLARNRRSSDTRNNVIITPSKRASRKINKEAMRSKIQAEYKVLSDAFGVKIAELLMKPIVIKLNSRLQNIANIISEEIYNIIKDTTTFKVDKTINKRMVREVSEKVTIWIAEILEDSSEKLLEEELRARALLPAGDMATLIEIITYQERDLEEQEGPVLDLLDDFVDSILHKCIKTPSDILTPEFLSVTSEDVEKDEQQETDHQTADEEATPDDATTMDEKSNEDTIENDIMKQLLTVIDSVTQEDSIESPSKISDVRSMSNEEKPDIKSEPDIQSEGYINPESEIQSQFDIKPEHNTKVEPDIDVLYSNDTPLAMPEDDNDDEHNENISGSPELSSTQLPSNEITEAQMIEIENKNDGKLEDNTSLAPEEKNVTDRNEEPSSNVSDAVEVITEELSEGKNKTVQFSKENLDSINDILKDQNNPLNRKKLHLEDEQLLENIAYFDRPHIDFAPPNEELLSDADESWPETKPLTKPSASVTRSITSMGKLLEADEMFSTALDDATEYLLKTTDSKKHNEGDNDDNNRQGTVSPNVAEEISDLQSSKESLHVNEKGDQPDGPLVESEIYYPSETLLEPTQESQEVTSIRKDDSVILICDEDEQDSELYDHIICESDKSKFNKSQTPEHLQKDTTNDDVNERQNAEELISQKIDYRVHLKDAPAWIRRGQGEPNVGHCTCMSLNHSGYVRTEKMQDQVRQYQKWCQDLDFILMNLDKWNKWIKYISKYITDLKRKAGKINKGRQRPPAGTEEDVTWRQLHKRATGVEVRRQDQTVKLKIPSAPLKFCLNCGRRKPNPSKKRPHQSILKNNAESKCKRHHRREQEAHLRKN